The proteins below are encoded in one region of Belonocnema kinseyi isolate 2016_QV_RU_SX_M_011 chromosome 3, B_treatae_v1, whole genome shotgun sequence:
- the LOC117169999 gene encoding uncharacterized protein LOC117169999: protein MTVLIDSYWDLDFPGFNCAGSVMQDRRLTGLASTYAALIKVPSIWSHGPNWLVQAQDTWPKLELQLKDTSEFRSPNPVETSLLLHKSNWNFLGKYSSLPKLQRVLAFCLRFIYNAKGKNKRTGSLTVSEVDASMDRIIQLTQARDFFQETDCLKCEKTISNKSKLLSLNPFLDKGILKVGGRLFHSELTPDEKHPMLLPRNHHITSLIIRHEHIRLKHAGSQATLYAVRERFWPIDGRNTTGRVIHQCVPCFYAKPHIFVCLASKATHLELVSDLSTEAFLAALKRFFARRGKSSSLISDNATNFVGASRELAELQDLLLSDEHNKNIQEFLANQRFNWSFIPPRYPDFWGLAHCE from the exons ATGACCGTTTTAATCGATTCGTATTGGGATCTCGATTTTCCGGGATTCAATTGTGCGGGTTCTGTAATGCAAGACAGAAGGCTTACGGGGCTTGCATCTACCTACGCTGCGCTGATAAAAGTG CCTAGCATCTGGTCTCACGGTCCTAATTGGCTCGTCCAGGCCCAAGATACGTGGCCTAAATTGGAATTACAGCTTAAGGACACCTCTGAATTCAGAAGTCCTAATCCGGTTGAAACTTCTCTGCTTCTTCACAAATCTAATTGGAATTTTCTGGGAAAATATTCCTCACTTCCAAAATTGCAAAGGGTTCTCGCGTTCTGCCTTCGCTTCATTTATAATGCGAAGGGTAAGAATAAGCGCACCGGTAGCCTGACTGTTTCTGAAGTCGATGCTTCTATGGATCGAATAATTCAGTTAACACAAGCAAGAGATTTTTTTCAGGAAACCGACTGCTTAAAGTGCGAAAAAACTATCAGCAATAAGAGCAAGCTTTTATCTCTCAATCCGTTTTTGGATAAGGGCATTCTCAAGGTAGGGGGTAGACTGTTTCACTCTGAATTAACCCCTGATGAAAAACATCCTATGCTTCTCCCGCGAAACCATCATATCACATCTCTTATCATACGCCATGAGCACATACGACTCAAGCACGCGGGATCTCAAGCTACCTTATATGCAGTTCGAGAACGTTTTTGGCCCATTGACGGTCGAAATACAACTGGTCGTGTAATCCACCAATGCGTTCCGTGTTTTTACGCCAAGCCTCACA TTTTCGTTTGTCTTGCCAGTAAAGCTACACATCTTGAATTGGTGAGTGATCTCAGCACAGAAGCGTTTCTCGCagctttaaaaagattctttGCGCGTCGCGGAAAGTCCAGCTCTTTAATTTCCGATAATGCTACCAATTTTGTAGGCGCAAGCCGTGAACTTGCAGAGCTTCAAGATTTGCTATTATCTGATGAgcataacaaaaatattcaagagtTTTTAGCGAATCAAAGGTTTAATTGGAGTTTTATACCTCCTCGTTATCCAGATTTCTGGGGACTCGCGCACTGCGAGTAA